The segment AACCAACTCCATGGGGTGCTTGCGTTTAACATAACTAAATATACTGCAAACTACCCTTTAAAACATTTAATCATAActgtatgtttcagtttcaacTTTACGCTCAGCGGGTATTAAGTGAGTGTGTCGATGCTTGCAgtcttctagcaatatcacgaccaaCCACACGATGGCTACAGCAACaggattcacacattgcaacCCAATAGGGAATGGACCTCGTGTGTTTGGTGCTTGTAGCGGACTACTTGGCAACTTCCCGCCGTTGTGAACAAACACCAAATGTAGTACAACTACACTGCATGGACCTTGTTTGTCGTGACGTGACAGTTACAGGCACTAGGTGTACACAAGGTCAGGAATATATACGATGATTATGACATATGTACATACGACATAGTGCAAACACCTTTATGGGATTACAGAAATATGCAGGGCACATTGCTtaaggaaaataataaatagtAAGTTGAGACATTGTGCATGCCATAAATAATACAGCATGTCTTATACTCGCTTTCACTGGTTTTATGGGATGCTCATATACGCACTATATCGAGTCTGGTACCACAACAGAACATGTATCATACTCTGTCCACTTCATTAACTCCCTCTGCTTCCTTGACACACTCATCTTCTTCTTCGCCAATTCCTTCATCAACAAGCTGAGCTTCATCCTGCAGCTTAACATCCTCCTCTTCCGCGGATTCTCTCACTTGATCAGCCTCTTGGGCCTCCCGAGCCTCCTGTCCGTGCAAACCCGGCGTGTCCTCTTCCCTGACCTCCGTGGACTCCTTCACCTGGTTGCCGGCCCACGCACAGTCTCCCTCTTCCTCTATAGCTGTGTCTACATTGCTTTGACCACTCTTGTTCCTCCCGGTCTTCTTACTATTGGCGGAAGCCGCTTTACTGAAAGCTGAAGGTGAACGCACCATGAGGAATTCCTCAAGATCCCTGTGAACTGCTACGTCAGAGTACTTGTCTGGAGACCTCAACGCACCTGGCCTGTTCATCTCCAGCATCATCCGCAGCAACACGGTGTCCGTGCAGTGGGCTGGGAAACCGGACATCTGGGGGACATGCACTGCTACTGACCGGCCGGGAGTGGGCTGCTGATAGATCCGATTAAAATGGACGTAACTGGATACAGAGTCAAACTGGTACTGGGTCTCTGTCTTTGCGACGGTGCGACGGTCTTTCTTTACCTTTCTGTAAGGGTTATTGTAGCTTGCTTTGGCATCTTTCTTCACGAACTGGGTGAAGTGTTTCAGTTTGATAGCCTCGTTCTGGGTTCCCAAGGGAAGACGAATGCTCTGATTAACACTAAGACATCGGTTGAGTTCCTGAGTATTTGGGGCTACGAGAGGAGACGGGCTCTCCTTGAAAGCGTTACGCGTGAAACGGCGAGATGACCGGATGGGGCTATCGATGCTGGGGTAGATCTCACTATACCCAGATCTTGATGTCCCGCAATCCGCACCCTTCATTTTATGGCCAGTGAGTTCAAAACCTTCCCCTTGAGACCGAATTGATCTCTTGGACATGTTTCCATACGACGGAGAGAGTGCTGGGCCAAGCATAAAGTAAGGAGATGTGAAAGAAGGAAGAGAGATGTCGTCTTTAGTTTTAACGTCTCCCATCTCCTTCTCTAACACTGCTCCATTACTAGGCTCGCTGTGAGCCTTTCCAATATGGACTTTGATTTGACGGTCGACGTCTTGAGGCTGGCTTCGTTGCAAGGGCTGGATTCTATCAGGAAGCAATTTAATTGTGTCTGGAGCGACATACTTCCCCAACCGGTCACGTACTGGTTTTCCACGAAGCACAAACTGAATTGATGACGGGCCGAAGTTGGTGTCCATGGTAGAAATGCCTTGATTCGCTGTGCGCATTCGTGAGAGTACTTCCATTCGCCTAGATGCAGGGTTGGTGCTGGTAATGAGAAATTCTTTACTGCAGCTCGGCCGCCCATTCATGTAGAAACTTTCACCGTTGGCTACCCACGCTTTTTCTGTGGGAGGGGGAAGCGGTTGGATTGCTTTACTGGGAGAAGTGAACGTGTTTTCCCGAGACGGGGACACCCCTTGAATACGCAGTCTATCTATCACTTTCGCCATCACGAGTTGTCAAGTGTTCTGTACTACGTAACGAAATCGAAGGTATATTTCAAACACACGTGGTTGCAGCGACCATATTCTGAAACAGACGAAATAGGTTTGATTTATTATCACATGCAAGAAATATTCAAACTCATTTTTAAATTAATTACCACCTCAATCACCCATGTCTAGTATACCGAACTTTCCCCACAAAACCTGACGACTTGAAATACTAAGATGATGAATGTTCCTGAACAGCGTCCAGTGAGTCCTAATACCTTTGGCCTATTAGCTACATAACGTTGTAATGGTATCACTCACAAAGCAATTACTGATCGAAGTGGGGAGCTACCCATAAACCTGCCTCTATATTCTGTATATTCTTTTCAACATCGGTAGTCAGTTAATCGCCACATGGGCATGTTAGCTGAACAGAACCTTTAACAGCAAACCCAAAGTTTTAAATCAGTACTCTGTACCGGGAGTTGTGTCTGATAGCGTGAGGTTTGTACAGCATACACAACCTTCACACTATGAACTGATATCTTAACGAACTCTTGTGAGATCTTGCCGAGAAGACACCCAAGTCCCCTTGTCTCAGTGGGGAGTAACCAGACACTGGATTACACAGACACATTCGACGCACTTCATGAGACATGTTCGGTGAACACTCGTTTCCCTTCACACTCACGCTCAACCTTACCCTAACCCGTCATGTGTGATTCCACCTCTATCCCTAGGGCACGGTGTCACACGCGGCCAGTCGCATGGTCGAACTAAACTATCAGCTTATCCTTATTCCTGTGTTGGTCAAACTAACAATACGTCAGATCATTCACACACATCTATACGCTTATTAGTGATGTCGTTGGCATGGCGAAAACAAACAACCCCACCAACTCCATCCACGTATAGCTTACATCAATACGGTTTagcttaaaatatatcaacCACTGAATAAACCAACAGAATCTGTCGCTCACAAAGTGGGGAATCTTTCAGTTATTTATCAACACGACAAAATATATTAACTGAAGTATGGTACATAAGGTTCAACAATAGTGTGAAATGAACGAACTGTTTCTCTACTGTTTGTCAACACTTACCAATTTAGCACCAATGACTTGATAATTCCATATAACCTCCTTGTTAAATTCATGATCTTCTCAAAGATATGGAAAGTTCTGTGCAACGTCTTCAGCAGTGACTACTGCATAACCGACGAAGATATGTAAGTTTTCCAGGAGGAATGAGTTATTTTCATGTGGCCATTTTGTTGCAAGTGTTGGCAAGGTGTGCGTGGTTTGCGTGTCGGGGTAATGTGGGATATTGAAGTATCAGCCCGAGGTCTCTAACACCACCGTGTGGAGCTAAATCATTATTCCTTCCATTGTATTTTACCAACACCGTATCGCCCTACTAATTTCATGATGTGACGTCACTAAGTCGGTTGGCAACATGTCTTATCAAACAACTGATGTTGTCTTCAGTTTTTGCAACTAACATTAATATACTTCAAGTACTATCAAACTGCCAGGGTGAAATAAAACATCTATGACAAGActgatatgtgtttgtttgtcactaCAGCCAAGTTAGCAATACAAATAACCGTGCAGAGTCGTTGAATGTACCCGTCAATCCTTCGAGAAGCAAGCATGTTTCATTTAGCAAGGGAGATGATCGATGTGTGGctaaatttgatatttttccGCTTTGTTAAACACGTGTAAAACGTATTGTTAACAATAACTTCCCAGTGACCATAAACCACGTGACAAGGCTTCGTTACATGTCCCTGAATGTGCTAATAAGCAAACCACTGAGCCGACTGGTAACCAGATTAAGTGATTACTGAGAATATTAATCGAGTGTTTAGCTGAGATTAATAGAACGAATGTCTGCACATGAACAAGTCTTGCCACAAGCCACCTTTGAAAGCGTCGTCTGTGTCATATCTTCTTCTTGTCAAACACATTGAACTGTTCTGACAGCTCTTCAAGGGCGTTGTTCGATTGTTCCTTCTACTttcctcagtgagtgagtgagtgagtaactgtttatggttttacgccgctttagcaatactccagcaatatcacggcggggacaccagtaatggacttcccacattgtacccatgtggggaatcgtgCCGGGCCTTGGGCATTacgagcgaaccctttaaccactagactaccccaccgccccctcaaGACACAGACATGTATTTACTCAAACATGGCGAACAGGTGTCACAACAATGAACGGTCTCAAGAGATGAAAATCTGTCTATCCAATATGTTTGGAATCGGAAAATGGGCATTTCGGACAAAGGAAGAGAGTTTATGTAACAATTCTAGTTTGAACATAATTCTATAATATAATGGAGATCAATTATGTCCAGACATGACACGCAGCTAGCGAGTCCATGTATGTTCACATATTCCATGATTACATTCTTAGAACATATTGGGAATATGTCACTAGACAAAACACTCCCTCTATCTCTATTAACCAGTTACAACCTGTACGACCTAAACAGTTGGTGCCATGCACTGGAACATGGTATTACACTACATTCGATATCAACATCTGGGGTCTTGAAACTGTTACCTGGTTACTATACCAATATACCCCATGTGACAGGCGTATATAGCTGTTTTTTAATACCTCGTTAAAAAGTGTACACCTGTTAGTGTCTACAGATCTCAGTATGTACCACTGGTCTCGGAAATGTTCAAACTATACTTGAACTATGTGGACTGGATCAGTTGAAACCTGTAAAGCAATGCAAACTCCCCATTCAGATGTCTAACCAATATTTCTATCCTCGGAAAGGGTGAGGCAGTAAAATAAGGCATTGAAAAATTACAGATGATTACAGTAAAATGATTACAGAAAAAGCGTTTATGACACGTAGAAAGGGTACCTCTCTTGGGTATGTTTCATTGATGTATTTACGTTTCACATATGTCTGAACGGGTACCTCTCTGTATGTTTTATGAATGTATGTGCGTTTCACATATGTCTGAACGGGTACCTCTCTGTATGTTTTATGAATGTATGTGCGTTTCACCTATGTCTGCACGGGTACCTCCCTGTATGTTTTATGAGTGTATGTGCGTTTCACATATGTCTGAACGGGTACCTCTCTGTATGTTTTATGAATGTATTTGCGTTTCACATATGTCTGAACGGGTACCTCTCTGTATGTTTTATGAATGTATGTGCGTTTCACATGTCTGTACAGACCCCTCTCTGTGTGTTTCATGAATGTATGTACGTTTCACATATGTCTGCACCGGTACCTCTCTGTATGTTTTATAAATGTATGTGCGTTTCACATGTCTGTACAGACCCctctgtgtgtgtttcatgaatgtatgtgtgtttcacATATATCTGTACAAACCCCATCTATACGtttcatacatgtatgtacgtTTCACATTTGTCTGTACATGCCCCTCTCTATACGTTTCACACATGCCTGTGCACATACATCTCACATGTGCCAATTATATGTCTACAGATGCAACTACACACTTTTATACGTTCCTCTGTAAAATTCGAATGTCACCCAGAACATGTTCACGTGTACAACACGAAAATTGTTCGCACGAAATCGGCACGTTTACACATAATTCGCAATTTAGTTTAtagtacattataagttgttcactggtcacgactGGTACCCACGATATTTGTTCATGTTCCCTTAGTCCTAAGAAACATAAAGAAACATCAAAGGTACGTCATCTCGTTGgccatatttatcttaccgaactcTTCAATGTTCGTTTTGAATTGTTCGAAGCTTGGGTATTGAATGATAATAAGGAATGTGGAAGTTACCCAACAGTCCAAACAGCACTCAACCAAACGAAGTCCCACAGTTCGGCGTTTCCAGCGGGTAGCacagaaaatgttactcgcctGTGATGAGGGTATACTGAATGGTTCAGCCAATCTGAGCCTCGGACAACGTTTATACGtgacttaaaggggcactgatgcggagcaatttccgtggactggtgtaaacttttgttattgtttttctctcgTGGGTACCCGGATggtatcccagaattcgtgactggttcgtgacctctgctgcgcattccgtatacgcaattgatagtttaattatagacagatcaactaaggtgaagtcatttaacgggatggcctaaaagtcgggCCAAGAAAAGTCGGGCCGGGCCGGGCCACCGAGTACTACTAAAAGTGGattgcagaatattaaaacgaaatctgcgcatttgggtagctagaattccaagtatggtttggttgaaaatgtatagttaacGATGAAAAACCAAAATTGATAACGTACCGAGAGTCCCAGAGTAAAGACATTGTCTTGTTGTTATGTGTTGTCCTTGATATGTCTGTGTGAGAAGGTTACTTACTTCTCTCAGCGCGTGAGGTGTGACATCCTGGGGTTCTGGGCAGGAAGTGTTTTTACAGCTTTTCTTTCTCTAATTAAAACAGTTGGGATTTCCTAATTAACCTTTATTGTCTCATGCTGAATCAGCAGaggatgtttatgttaaagaggAGCGGGCATTGGCGAAAGCCAGTGGGCAACTGTAATATAACATGATTATAAATATGTGTTGAGAGACATATATACTAAATCACAACTTTTTGTAATATGTTGTAAAGGAtacaaaaaaaaggaaaaatgcATTCGCACGCGCTAAAATCGTATGTATTGCCACTGTATTCTAAAAAGCATAAATCCAGCAAAAATCCAATAGCCTCCGAGTATGCAAATGCTTAAATTTACAAGTGcacatgacagacaaaatgcaataATATCTACCTAAATAACACTTAGCAGAGCATGTGCAAACACGTTTCCTCAAAGCGCAGCACTCTTTTTCTATACAGTCTCAACATACACACTGTGTCACAAGTATGCAAATTCAGTCAGAAGCATCTATCATCTCTCAAATGGATCTTGAAgtgtatttaaatccatagattggtatcatatctacctaaacatcacattgcagtgttacaaaatgcaacatgtaaagataaccggtcccttTCAACATAACCTGTCTTTCAACATAGCCTCgaccaaaagtgttaagtctctgaatttcaaattaagtatttgaaacaaacacgttgctcaAAGTGAACCCtattttctatacattctcattaaagacacagtatcacaagctttcggtccggcttggcccgacctctcaaaagcaacttaaacctaacccatgtatcttgaattgtaattcaacccatagattagatctacatgtacctaaatatcaccttttcatgttacaaaatgcaccatGTAAAGACAACaggtcccttaaagtgaagcccttttcgatctccattctcaacatagcctcgatcaaaagtgttaagtctctgttcgacCCGACGTGGGCCGACCTCTCAAAAACACCttacgcctcacagatgtatctaaatttctatttaaatccatagtttaTTATCATATTTACCGAAATGTGGCTTTACAGAGTTTCAaagcgttgtatttgaaacaaacacgttgcccAAAGTGAACCCTATTTTCtgtacattctcaataaagacacagtatcacatgCTTTCGGTCCGACTTGGCCCGAGCTCCCTAAAGCAGCTTAAACCTGACACATGCATCCAGACATATGTTGAAATCCATCGATTGGTAGTATATCTACCTAAAGATTTATTTGTGATGCAATGAAATGCAACATGTGAAGATAAGTGGTCCCtgaaagtgaagcccttttggCTGTACATTCTCAACATGGCCTCGATCAAAAGTgctaagtctctgttcggcccgacttggcccgagcACTCAAAAACAGCTCAAACCCCTCGCATGAATAATGATTAGTGTTTATATACAAGAAACAGTATTTTATCTACTTAACTAATCCTTTCCAGAGTCTCAAAGCGAAGTATTTGATGGAAAAAAACGTTGATCAAAGTGCAGCACTCTCTTCCATATATATTCTCAACAAAGACACTCAGGATTTTCTCTGGCCGTCAAATTTAAGGCATCTTGCGCCTTTGATTTGTCCATAGgttagtatcatatctacctgCATATCGCTTTACAGAGTTTCAGATGGTTGTATTGGAAACAAACACGTTATTTGACGAGAACCCGACTCGGCCCGTTCTCTCAAGAACAGATTAAAGCTCACACGTATACTGATTAATGTTTACATCCATAGAAAAGTATTATATCTGCCTTACTAGTTCTTTATAGAGTCTCAAAacggagtatttgaagcaagca is part of the Haliotis asinina isolate JCU_RB_2024 chromosome 6, JCU_Hal_asi_v2, whole genome shotgun sequence genome and harbors:
- the LOC137287516 gene encoding uncharacterized protein, producing MAKVIDRLRIQGVSPSRENTFTSPSKAIQPLPPPTEKAWVANGESFYMNGRPSCSKEFLITSTNPASRRMEVLSRMRTANQGISTMDTNFGPSSIQFVLRGKPVRDRLGKYVAPDTIKLLPDRIQPLQRSQPQDVDRQIKVHIGKAHSEPSNGAVLEKEMGDVKTKDDISLPSFTSPYFMLGPALSPSYGNMSKRSIRSQGEGFELTGHKMKGADCGTSRSGYSEIYPSIDSPIRSSRRFTRNAFKESPSPLVAPNTQELNRCLSVNQSIRLPLGTQNEAIKLKHFTQFVKKDAKASYNNPYRKVKKDRRTVAKTETQYQFDSVSSYVHFNRIYQQPTPGRSVAVHVPQMSGFPAHCTDTVLLRMMLEMNRPGALRSPDKYSDVAVHRDLEEFLMVRSPSAFSKAASANSKKTGRNKSGQSNVDTAIEEEGDCAWAGNQVKESTEVREEDTPGLHGQEAREAQEADQVRESAEEEDVKLQDEAQLVDEGIGEEEDECVKEAEGVNEVDRV